A single genomic interval of Spirosoma taeanense harbors:
- a CDS encoding NAD-dependent epimerase/dehydratase family protein, which translates to MINQPNHQPANEQHQPESTHSPQKEIILVTGSSGLIGSSLIRRLASEYTMIGFDHAGPPYPPEEAVCINNDITSRASIDESLAQVREQFGNRIASVVHLAAYYDFSGEPSPLYEKLTVQGTKHLLEALQSFEVEQFIFSSSMLIYKPTTPGHPLDETAPLAPAWDYPKSKVRTETVIHEQRGSIPAVILRIAGVYNETGHSVPVVHQIQRIYERTLTSHFYSGDTASGNSFVHLEDAVDAIELAIRKRHQLEPETILNIGEETPVSYGEIQETTGQLLYGTDWTTIELPKLLAKVGAAVQDLVGDPFIKPWMIDRADDHYELNIDKARQVLDWHPRHSLSGTLPTIINNLKENPVEWYRVNELELPDELKEKQKGTL; encoded by the coding sequence ATGATCAATCAGCCCAACCACCAACCTGCGAATGAGCAGCACCAACCGGAATCTACCCATTCACCCCAGAAAGAGATTATCCTCGTTACGGGCAGCAGCGGCCTGATTGGCAGCAGTCTGATCCGAAGACTGGCCTCGGAATACACCATGATCGGCTTTGACCATGCCGGGCCGCCCTATCCACCCGAAGAAGCGGTTTGCATCAATAATGACATAACCAGCCGGGCCAGCATTGACGAGTCGCTGGCGCAGGTACGGGAGCAGTTCGGCAACCGGATTGCGTCCGTGGTTCACCTAGCGGCTTACTATGATTTTTCGGGCGAGCCCAGCCCTCTTTATGAAAAGCTGACCGTGCAGGGCACCAAACATTTGCTGGAAGCGCTGCAATCCTTTGAGGTGGAACAGTTTATCTTTTCGAGCAGCATGCTTATCTATAAACCAACCACGCCTGGTCATCCGCTCGATGAAACGGCTCCGCTGGCCCCGGCCTGGGATTACCCCAAATCCAAAGTCAGGACGGAGACCGTTATCCATGAACAGCGAGGCTCCATCCCCGCCGTTATTCTGCGCATCGCGGGTGTTTACAACGAGACAGGGCATTCGGTGCCGGTTGTGCACCAGATTCAGCGAATTTATGAGCGAACGCTGACCAGCCATTTTTACTCGGGCGACACGGCTTCGGGCAATTCGTTCGTCCATCTGGAAGATGCCGTCGATGCCATTGAGCTGGCTATCCGGAAGCGGCATCAGCTGGAACCGGAAACGATACTTAACATCGGCGAAGAAACGCCCGTCAGCTACGGCGAAATCCAGGAGACAACCGGGCAGTTACTCTACGGCACCGACTGGACAACTATTGAACTACCCAAGCTGCTGGCAAAAGTCGGCGCAGCCGTGCAGGATCTGGTGGGCGACCCGTTTATTAAACCCTGGATGATTGACCGCGCCGATGACCACTACGAGCTGAACATCGACAAGGCCAGGCAAGTGCTCGACTGGCACCCCAGACACTCACTGAGCGGAACACTGCCGACGATTATCAATAACCTGAAAGAAAATCCGGTAGAATGGTACAGGGTAAACGAACTGGAATTGCCGGACGAACTGAAAGAAAAGCAAAAAGGAACCCTTTAG
- a CDS encoding sulfite exporter TauE/SafE family protein produces MTSLQLAGFGASIFIGVSLGLLGGGGSILTLPVLVYLLGINPIVSTVYSLFVVGTTSLVGSVNYMRQQQVNYKAAMVFSIPSFLAVYLTRNYLLPVIPDPVLATDAFVLSKDVAIMLVFSVVMLAASVGMIREQTGPDNPAQSAVPFDLPLIAGDGILVGVLTGIVGAGGGFLIIPALVMLVRLPMKMAVGTSLLIIAANTLIGFWSGTANLPIDWPFLLGFTAFAVLGILLGTYLTRFIAGNKLKKAFGWFVLIMGVYILTRELFL; encoded by the coding sequence ATGACATCTCTGCAACTGGCGGGATTTGGGGCCTCCATATTTATTGGGGTTAGTCTGGGCCTGCTGGGCGGGGGCGGTAGTATTCTGACCCTGCCGGTGCTGGTTTATCTGCTGGGTATTAATCCCATCGTCTCAACGGTCTATTCGCTGTTTGTCGTCGGAACCACCTCGCTGGTTGGCTCTGTGAATTATATGCGGCAGCAGCAGGTTAATTATAAAGCGGCTATGGTTTTTTCCATTCCGTCGTTTCTGGCCGTTTATCTAACGCGAAACTATCTGCTGCCGGTAATTCCCGATCCTGTATTGGCTACCGATGCCTTTGTGCTGAGCAAGGACGTTGCCATCATGCTTGTATTTTCGGTGGTGATGCTGGCTGCATCGGTGGGTATGATCCGGGAGCAAACCGGGCCAGACAATCCAGCCCAGTCGGCAGTGCCTTTTGATCTGCCACTTATTGCCGGCGACGGTATATTGGTGGGTGTGCTGACAGGTATTGTGGGGGCAGGGGGCGGGTTCCTGATCATACCTGCCCTGGTAATGCTGGTTCGTCTGCCGATGAAAATGGCCGTGGGCACCTCCCTGCTGATCATCGCGGCAAACACGCTGATTGGTTTTTGGAGCGGTACGGCAAACCTGCCGATTGACTGGCCTTTTCTGCTCGGGTTTACCGCGTTTGCGGTGCTCGGAATTTTGCTGGGTACCTACCTGACGCGGTTTATAGCAGGAAATAAACTAAAGAAGGCCTTCGGCTGGTTTGTCCTGATAATGGGCGTGTATATTCTCACCCGAGAGCTGTTTCTGTGA
- a CDS encoding SDR family oxidoreductase: MKEKKVVVVTGASAGLGRAIVREFAREGADVALIARGIDGLEGAKREVEACGGRALICQLDVADAEAIEKAADEIDATLGPIDVWVNNAMNSVFSPIRDMKAEEYKRVTEVTYLGQVYGALAALKRMQPRNRGSIVFVGSALAYRGIPLQSAYCAAKHAIQGFYDSLRAELLHDQSAIKTCMVQLPAMNTTQFGFVRSKLPNKPRPMGTIYQPEVAARGIVYASKHNHREYYIGWPTVEAIVGNKIAPSVGDLVLARTGYKGQMTDEPEDPNRKDNLWEPLPGDHGAHGPFDSNSWSFSPQFWAAKNKLSLTAFALAVVAGAFLIRK; this comes from the coding sequence ATGAAAGAAAAAAAAGTAGTCGTCGTTACGGGTGCATCGGCCGGGCTAGGCCGGGCTATTGTCCGGGAGTTTGCCAGGGAAGGTGCTGATGTTGCTCTGATTGCCCGCGGCATTGACGGTCTGGAAGGAGCTAAACGCGAAGTAGAAGCCTGCGGAGGCCGGGCCTTGATCTGCCAGCTCGATGTAGCCGATGCGGAAGCCATCGAAAAAGCGGCCGATGAAATTGACGCAACGCTCGGGCCAATCGATGTGTGGGTCAACAATGCCATGAACAGCGTTTTTTCGCCGATCAGGGATATGAAAGCCGAGGAGTATAAACGCGTAACGGAAGTTACGTACCTCGGGCAGGTGTACGGGGCATTGGCAGCCCTGAAGCGGATGCAGCCCCGCAACCGGGGGAGTATTGTTTTCGTCGGGTCGGCGCTGGCTTACCGGGGTATTCCACTGCAATCGGCCTACTGTGCAGCCAAGCATGCCATTCAGGGATTTTACGATTCCCTGCGGGCCGAACTACTCCACGACCAGAGTGCCATTAAAACCTGCATGGTGCAGCTGCCCGCCATGAATACAACCCAGTTCGGGTTTGTCCGGAGCAAGCTGCCCAATAAGCCCCGACCCATGGGCACAATCTACCAGCCGGAAGTTGCCGCCCGGGGAATTGTATACGCCAGTAAGCATAATCACCGTGAATATTATATTGGCTGGCCGACCGTTGAAGCCATTGTTGGGAATAAGATTGCTCCTTCGGTTGGTGATCTGGTACTGGCCAGAACGGGTTATAAAGGCCAGATGACCGATGAGCCTGAAGACCCCAACCGGAAAGACAACCTCTGGGAGCCGCTGCCCGGCGATCACGGTGCGCATGGACCGTTTGATTCGAACTCCTGGTCGTTCAGCCCGCAGTTCTGGGCGGCAAAGAATAAGCTGTCACTAACGGCCTTTGCGCTGGCGGTGGTGGCTGGTGCGTTTCTGATCAGAAAATAG
- a CDS encoding response regulator transcription factor, with protein MLSYRLQKEGYTVLTASDGKQALECLRTNIPDLVITDLMMPYHSGLEVLEYVKKSLNTRIPVLVLSASGQEQTVLKAFSLGADDFALKPFSPNELVSRVRRHLGNS; from the coding sequence ATGCTTTCTTATCGGCTACAGAAAGAAGGCTACACGGTATTGACAGCCAGCGATGGGAAGCAGGCCCTGGAGTGCCTCCGGACCAACATCCCCGACCTGGTCATTACGGACCTGATGATGCCCTACCATAGCGGCCTGGAGGTGCTGGAATACGTCAAAAAATCCCTCAACACGCGCATACCGGTCCTTGTTCTTTCGGCATCAGGTCAGGAGCAAACCGTCCTGAAAGCGTTCAGCCTCGGCGCTGACGATTTTGCTCTGAAGCCCTTTAGCCCGAATGAATTGGTTAGCCGGGTCCGCAGGCACCTGGGGAATAGTTAG
- a CDS encoding Crp/Fnr family transcriptional regulator, with protein MKLTVDYLQQTLRGQFEYSLLQELAEVGQLRTVPAGSYLIRPGEFIRSVPILIRGAVKIMRPDREGREALLYFLGELDSCAMSLTCCLGSRPSEITAIVDEEAEMIAIPVEKVDEWMCRYSSWKQFVFQTYQKRFDDLLATIDEVIFHKLDDRLVTYLQKKAQSCQCRELAITHEEIAQELATSREVISRLLKQLEKDGQIKLMRNKIAMLA; from the coding sequence ATGAAGCTAACAGTTGATTATTTACAACAAACTCTGCGCGGACAGTTCGAGTACAGCCTGCTTCAGGAACTGGCCGAGGTAGGGCAGCTCAGAACGGTTCCGGCGGGCTCTTACCTGATCCGGCCCGGTGAGTTTATCCGCTCGGTACCCATCCTAATCCGGGGAGCCGTCAAAATCATGCGCCCTGATCGGGAAGGCCGTGAAGCCCTGCTTTATTTTCTGGGCGAGCTGGATAGCTGCGCCATGTCCCTGACCTGCTGTCTGGGCAGCCGGCCAAGCGAGATTACAGCCATCGTAGACGAAGAAGCGGAGATGATTGCCATTCCGGTTGAAAAGGTTGATGAGTGGATGTGCCGCTATTCGAGCTGGAAGCAGTTTGTTTTTCAGACTTACCAGAAACGCTTCGATGATCTGCTGGCAACGATTGACGAGGTCATCTTTCACAAGCTGGACGATCGTCTGGTAACTTATCTGCAGAAAAAAGCGCAGAGCTGTCAGTGCCGCGAACTGGCAATTACGCACGAAGAAATTGCTCAGGAGCTGGCCACATCACGTGAGGTAATTTCCCGCTTGCTCAAGCAACTGGAGAAAGACGGTCAGATTAAGCTGATGCGGAACAAAATAGCGATGCTGGCCTAA
- a CDS encoding vitamin K epoxide reductase family protein: MDTALHSTTRSSDIPPGWTYNPSTWGERLPLVAAAVAGLGTALYLSAYQLNYIESVWDPFFGSASSEIILNSPISKVLPIPDALLGAIGYFLDAISGIIGRTKRWKTMPWIVVLFGVAVGPLGITSLFLVVAQPVMFHAWCTLCLVSAIISIIMIGPAMDEVLASLQYLQRVKRSGLSVWKAFWGNEEINANVN; encoded by the coding sequence ATGGATACGGCTTTGCACTCGACTACGCGTTCATCCGACATTCCGCCCGGCTGGACCTACAACCCTTCGACCTGGGGAGAGCGGCTACCGCTCGTCGCTGCGGCCGTGGCTGGATTGGGCACGGCTCTGTATTTATCGGCCTATCAGCTGAACTACATAGAGTCGGTCTGGGACCCGTTTTTCGGCTCTGCTTCCAGCGAAATCATCCTGAACTCACCGATTTCCAAGGTTTTGCCCATTCCCGATGCCCTGCTGGGCGCGATCGGGTACTTTCTGGATGCTATCAGCGGCATTATTGGCCGGACAAAGCGCTGGAAGACAATGCCCTGGATTGTTGTTCTGTTTGGGGTTGCGGTGGGACCACTGGGGATTACGAGTTTGTTTCTAGTGGTTGCGCAGCCCGTTATGTTTCACGCCTGGTGTACGTTATGTCTGGTATCGGCGATTATCTCCATCATCATGATCGGCCCCGCAATGGACGAAGTCCTGGCAAGTTTGCAGTACCTGCAGCGGGTAAAACGAAGCGGCCTTTCGGTCTGGAAAGCGTTCTGGGGTAACGAAGAAATTAATGCAAACGTGAACTGA
- a CDS encoding MBL fold metallo-hydrolase has product MTIEQIYTGCLSQGAYYIESEGEVAVIDPLREVSSYVEKARRDGATIKYVFETHFHADFVSGHLDLSRQTGAPIVYGPGARTGFDAYIAQDGEEFTVGALTIRALHTPGHTLESTSYLLLDATRQPVALFSGDTLFIGDVGRPDLAQKSDLTMDDLAGMLYDSLRNKIMTLPETVRIYPAHGAGSACGKNMSKETSDTLANQKQVNYALRADMSRDEFIREVTNGLAKPPRYFPENVRMNRDGYESIDTVLNRGAQPLDPEAFEAAANETGAVLLDTRDAQTFAQGFVPNAINIGLNGQFAPWVGALIPDLTQPILLITDPGRQAETLVRLARVGYDQVIGYLAGGMTAWAEAGYEVDTIPTISADELADRMTVENPTILDVRKPGEYSAEHVDGAVSLPLDTLNETMAEVPSEGPVYVHCAGGYRSMMAVSILKARGFDNLVDVQGGFAAIQKTGRIATTDYVCPTTLQKQ; this is encoded by the coding sequence ATGACTATCGAACAAATTTATACCGGCTGCCTCTCGCAGGGAGCCTACTATATCGAAAGCGAGGGCGAGGTCGCCGTAATCGACCCCCTGCGCGAAGTGTCTTCCTATGTTGAGAAGGCCCGGCGGGACGGGGCTACGATCAAATATGTCTTCGAAACGCATTTCCACGCTGATTTTGTGTCCGGTCATCTCGATCTGTCCCGGCAGACGGGCGCACCGATTGTGTACGGACCCGGTGCCCGGACGGGCTTTGACGCTTATATCGCTCAGGATGGTGAAGAGTTTACGGTAGGGGCGTTAACCATTCGCGCACTTCACACGCCGGGCCATACGCTCGAATCCACCAGTTACCTGCTGCTGGATGCTACCCGTCAGCCGGTTGCCCTGTTCAGTGGCGATACACTCTTTATTGGCGACGTTGGCCGACCCGATCTGGCGCAGAAGTCCGACCTGACCATGGATGATCTGGCCGGGATGCTGTATGATTCGCTGCGGAACAAGATTATGACGCTGCCCGAAACGGTACGGATTTATCCGGCGCACGGGGCGGGGTCGGCCTGCGGGAAGAACATGAGTAAGGAAACCAGCGATACGCTCGCTAATCAGAAACAGGTTAATTATGCTTTACGGGCCGATATGAGCCGCGACGAGTTCATTCGGGAGGTAACCAACGGGCTGGCCAAACCACCCCGCTATTTTCCCGAGAATGTGCGCATGAATCGCGATGGCTACGAAAGCATCGATACGGTTCTGAACCGGGGTGCGCAGCCGCTTGATCCAGAAGCTTTTGAAGCGGCTGCCAACGAAACCGGCGCCGTCCTGCTCGACACCCGCGATGCCCAGACGTTTGCGCAGGGCTTCGTTCCCAATGCCATCAACATTGGCCTGAACGGGCAGTTTGCCCCCTGGGTGGGTGCGCTGATACCCGACTTAACCCAGCCGATCCTGCTCATTACTGACCCCGGCAGGCAGGCCGAAACGCTGGTGCGGCTGGCCCGTGTGGGCTACGATCAGGTAATTGGTTATCTGGCGGGCGGCATGACGGCCTGGGCAGAGGCTGGCTACGAGGTCGATACAATCCCGACGATTTCTGCCGACGAACTGGCCGACCGGATGACCGTCGAAAACCCGACGATTCTGGACGTGCGTAAGCCGGGCGAGTACAGCGCCGAACACGTAGACGGTGCGGTGAGCCTGCCACTCGATACGCTGAACGAAACGATGGCCGAGGTGCCCTCCGAAGGGCCGGTTTACGTTCATTGTGCAGGGGGCTACCGCTCCATGATGGCTGTATCCATCCTCAAAGCGCGGGGTTTTGACAACCTCGTCGATGTGCAGGGCGGTTTTGCGGCAATCCAGAAAACAGGGCGGATCGCCACGACGGATTACGTATGTCCCACAACCCTGCAAAAGCAATAA
- a CDS encoding vitamin K epoxide reductase family protein: protein MNMDMGNRGVTRPMMDKGHGHDSDQKQDMPQDGHDHDMMSPHQRMDMLRMHQMQTLWVYWLVVILGVWVMLSPLTFDYARGAVMPSGGRPVWLSLPDRLQALKWSDLISGLVLIIFGYRSLTPNRPASVWICCFVGIWLSMAPLILWSPSAAAYVNDTLVGTLVIGLTILIPGMPNMIMYMEMGPDTPPGWTYNPSSWPQRWIMIVAGFIGWMVSRYLAAFQLGYLDQPWDPFFGESTVNVLNSAMSHAMPVSDAGLGSFAYTFEFLMGFMGSSARWRTMPWMVTFFGILVIPLGLVHIFLVISQPLLVGYWCTFCILAAVIMLPMIPLEVDEVIAMVQYMRQRMQKGEMDKRSPTLLTFPQQSGSVFLASIWGMSFPWTLTVSMLLGIWLVFSPYVFGAAIQTPAASLNHLCGALIVVVSVISMGEVLRIGRYLNVLLGLALAIGIWFTSNASGSLSINCVLTGLVVAALAIPRGQITEHYGSWDTYVK, encoded by the coding sequence ATGAACATGGACATGGGTAATCGGGGCGTAACGCGGCCGATGATGGACAAAGGTCACGGACACGACAGTGACCAGAAGCAGGACATGCCGCAAGACGGCCATGACCACGACATGATGAGCCCCCATCAGCGAATGGACATGCTTCGGATGCACCAGATGCAGACGCTGTGGGTCTACTGGCTGGTTGTTATTCTGGGCGTCTGGGTAATGCTCTCACCACTAACCTTCGACTACGCCCGGGGAGCAGTCATGCCCAGCGGGGGCCGCCCGGTCTGGTTGTCACTGCCCGATCGTCTGCAGGCCCTGAAATGGAGTGACCTGATCAGTGGGCTTGTGCTGATCATCTTCGGTTACCGGTCGTTGACGCCCAACCGCCCGGCCAGCGTCTGGATTTGCTGTTTTGTCGGCATCTGGCTCAGTATGGCTCCGCTCATTCTGTGGTCACCTTCGGCGGCAGCTTACGTCAATGATACGCTGGTTGGTACGCTGGTTATCGGTCTGACAATACTCATTCCCGGTATGCCGAACATGATTATGTATATGGAGATGGGGCCGGATACGCCCCCCGGCTGGACGTACAACCCTTCCAGCTGGCCCCAGCGATGGATCATGATTGTTGCCGGGTTTATTGGCTGGATGGTATCCCGGTATCTGGCCGCTTTCCAACTGGGTTATCTCGATCAGCCCTGGGACCCATTTTTTGGCGAAAGTACCGTAAACGTTCTGAACTCAGCGATGTCGCATGCCATGCCCGTATCCGATGCCGGGCTGGGTTCGTTTGCCTATACATTTGAGTTTCTGATGGGGTTCATGGGGAGTTCGGCCCGCTGGCGCACCATGCCCTGGATGGTTACGTTCTTCGGGATTCTGGTAATTCCGCTTGGGCTGGTGCATATTTTCCTGGTTATCTCCCAGCCGCTGCTGGTGGGCTACTGGTGTACGTTCTGCATACTGGCCGCGGTTATTATGCTGCCCATGATTCCGCTGGAGGTCGATGAGGTAATTGCCATGGTTCAGTACATGCGGCAGCGCATGCAGAAAGGCGAAATGGACAAACGCTCCCCTACGCTGCTAACATTCCCCCAGCAGAGCGGAAGCGTATTTCTGGCCTCTATCTGGGGCATGAGCTTTCCCTGGACCCTGACGGTATCCATGCTGCTGGGCATCTGGCTGGTTTTCTCTCCCTATGTTTTTGGGGCGGCTATCCAGACGCCGGCGGCCAGTCTGAACCACCTGTGCGGAGCGCTGATTGTTGTTGTCTCGGTAATCAGCATGGGCGAAGTGCTGCGCATTGGTCGCTACCTGAATGTTCTGCTGGGGCTAGCCCTAGCAATCGGCATCTGGTTTACGAGTAATGCCTCCGGCAGTCTGAGCATTAACTGCGTACTTACCGGACTTGTCGTTGCTGCACTGGCCATACCCCGCGGACAAATCACTGAGCACTACGGCAGCTGGGATACTTACGTAAAATAA
- a CDS encoding SPW repeat domain-containing protein, with the protein MWPRLVNLCIGLWLTVSPAVLQMPERLAAHQYILGPVIASVALIAISESMRNLRYVNTLLGIWLLIAPWVLPGADALVIITEMMAGLLLTGLSLIKGTMNDRFGGGWRSLLADSPAHVEAAKPAP; encoded by the coding sequence ATGTGGCCCCGGCTGGTAAATCTCTGTATTGGTCTGTGGCTGACGGTATCGCCCGCCGTTCTGCAAATGCCTGAACGACTGGCTGCTCATCAGTATATTCTTGGGCCGGTTATCGCGTCGGTTGCGCTGATCGCCATCAGTGAGTCGATGCGTAATCTGCGTTACGTCAACACGCTCCTGGGAATCTGGCTGCTGATAGCCCCGTGGGTCCTGCCCGGGGCCGACGCGCTCGTGATCATCACCGAAATGATGGCGGGTCTGCTGCTTACCGGGCTTTCGCTTATCAAGGGGACGATGAACGATCGCTTTGGCGGGGGCTGGCGTTCGTTGCTGGCCGACTCGCCGGCGCACGTAGAGGCCGCAAAACCAGCGCCTTAA
- a CDS encoding ATP-binding protein — protein sequence MKLTIRNPTLRIALLVGFGLTIVLLTIRHYYEAATFNRVQSGSQSIIQTIAVLNNTIELTLELSHPPDDQLTDPTTQAIYKSNRSARNTAAIRPLLDSLVSLTRHRPELNPLARRLQTEAESVLQTDIRRSVTSGKQIQQLVRSLRTFRLALADSLLDSQEQINERIATMRTLDNIIDGLVLLLAAALLFIFYRYTLRRERLTKQMLNRQKELTQYLEAIPEGVIVLNTDRQVVYVNQTAQEFLDITLTGKPMTLGDWAHRFSLSYADTKLPFQPEDIPLGRALRGEAVSVDNMLLETKNGFRFVASHARPIYSRESEIVGAISIFRDITEARHKEEELQRARTIAEQSLQEREIFLANISHDIRTPLNAILGFTEILRQKRSAPDEQEYLNGIKLSGNNLLALINELLDISRIESGQLVLDPVPTQLDEIIQTVKASLSAQAGDKGLRSEVVSDAAMPSLILTDPVRLTQVLLNFCSNAVKFTKEGYVRLRVRTESAHQPEQIDLVFDIEDSGAGIAEADHIHLFNRFSRVMSDNLFRSAGTGLGLNIAQSLVSLMNGKIDVQSRLGQGTTFTIRIPVTIPDAVEKPEPVPQPATHPDRSTIDVLIVEDNELNQKVLQGFLTRYQLKPAIANNGLEAVTMLEEQVFDLILMDIQMPQMDGYTAAQTIRQRLALDTPIIAMTAYTMPGERERCLAAGMNEYMAKPIRIEQIDEILMRFAPGLALTTSSAMNSSAETGEKELINQAYLDEVTGGDSELLAELLSLFSRDLPQYRQALFEAIEARDRHTFNQSAHKFRSSLNSLAMLSLSEQLKKMENEDQSFNLDFGAQLAGLFQDINRGLTRLENQLEQDMSS from the coding sequence ATGAAACTCACTATTCGGAACCCGACCCTTCGCATTGCGTTACTTGTCGGCTTTGGCCTAACCATCGTTTTATTAACTATCCGGCATTATTACGAAGCCGCTACCTTTAATCGCGTACAGAGTGGCAGCCAGTCGATTATTCAGACGATTGCCGTACTGAATAATACCATCGAGCTTACGCTGGAGCTTAGCCACCCGCCCGACGACCAACTGACTGACCCGACTACTCAGGCTATTTACAAAAGCAACCGGTCGGCCCGTAATACAGCCGCCATTCGACCGTTGCTCGATTCGCTGGTTTCGCTGACCCGGCACCGACCTGAGCTTAACCCGTTAGCCCGCCGGTTGCAGACAGAGGCCGAATCAGTTTTACAGACCGATATTCGCCGGAGTGTTACGTCGGGTAAACAGATTCAGCAACTGGTGCGATCCTTACGAACGTTTCGTCTGGCCCTGGCTGACAGCTTACTGGATAGTCAGGAACAGATCAACGAGCGTATCGCCACTATGCGGACGCTCGACAATATCATTGATGGCCTGGTACTGCTCCTGGCGGCTGCCCTGCTGTTCATTTTTTATCGCTATACCTTACGTCGGGAACGGCTTACCAAACAGATGCTCAATCGGCAGAAAGAGCTAACTCAGTACCTGGAAGCCATCCCGGAAGGCGTCATCGTGCTGAACACCGACAGGCAGGTCGTGTATGTCAACCAAACCGCGCAGGAGTTTCTGGATATTACCTTAACCGGCAAACCTATGACCTTGGGCGATTGGGCCCACCGGTTCAGCCTGTCCTATGCGGACACAAAATTGCCGTTTCAGCCCGAGGACATCCCGCTGGGCCGGGCGTTACGGGGCGAAGCCGTTTCGGTCGATAACATGCTGCTGGAAACCAAAAACGGCTTTCGGTTTGTTGCTTCACACGCTCGTCCCATCTACAGTCGGGAAAGTGAAATTGTAGGCGCCATATCCATCTTTCGTGATATTACCGAAGCCCGGCACAAAGAAGAAGAGCTGCAGCGGGCGCGCACCATCGCCGAACAATCCCTGCAGGAGCGCGAAATCTTTCTGGCCAATATCAGCCACGACATCCGGACCCCGCTCAACGCGATCCTGGGCTTCACAGAGATACTCCGGCAAAAACGCTCTGCTCCCGACGAACAGGAATATCTGAATGGGATCAAATTGTCGGGTAATAACCTGCTGGCGCTGATCAACGAGCTGCTGGACATTTCCAGAATTGAGTCAGGTCAACTGGTTCTGGATCCAGTGCCGACTCAGCTCGACGAGATCATACAGACGGTTAAAGCCAGTTTATCGGCCCAGGCAGGCGACAAGGGTCTGCGCTCCGAAGTTGTGTCGGATGCCGCTATGCCGTCGCTGATCCTGACCGATCCGGTACGACTCACTCAGGTTCTCCTGAATTTCTGTAGTAATGCCGTCAAGTTCACCAAAGAAGGTTACGTCAGGCTTAGAGTGCGGACGGAGTCTGCCCACCAGCCTGAACAGATCGACCTTGTGTTCGATATTGAGGACTCGGGCGCCGGTATTGCCGAAGCAGACCATATTCACCTTTTTAACCGGTTCAGCCGAGTAATGTCGGACAATCTGTTTCGGTCGGCCGGCACGGGGCTAGGTCTGAACATTGCGCAAAGCCTGGTCAGTCTCATGAACGGCAAGATCGACGTTCAAAGCCGCCTTGGTCAGGGCACGACCTTCACGATCCGAATTCCAGTGACCATTCCAGATGCTGTTGAAAAGCCGGAACCGGTCCCCCAGCCCGCCACGCACCCCGACCGCTCGACAATCGATGTGCTCATTGTTGAAGATAACGAACTGAATCAAAAGGTTCTCCAGGGTTTTCTGACCCGCTACCAACTGAAGCCGGCAATAGCCAACAATGGCCTCGAAGCCGTGACTATGCTGGAGGAACAGGTGTTTGACCTGATTCTGATGGATATTCAGATGCCGCAAATGGATGGCTACACGGCTGCGCAAACCATTCGCCAGCGACTGGCGCTAGATACCCCCATCATTGCCATGACGGCCTACACCATGCCGGGAGAACGGGAGCGTTGTCTGGCGGCAGGCATGAATGAATACATGGCCAAGCCCATACGTATTGAGCAGATCGACGAAATCCTGATGCGCTTTGCACCAGGACTAGCCCTGACGACTTCGTCGGCAATGAATAGCTCCGCCGAAACAGGCGAGAAAGAACTTATCAACCAGGCGTACCTGGACGAGGTTACGGGTGGCGACAGCGAGTTACTGGCCGAACTGCTATCGTTGTTTAGCCGGGACCTGCCTCAGTATCGACAGGCCTTATTCGAAGCCATAGAAGCCAGAGACCGACATACGTTTAACCAGAGCGCCCACAAGTTCCGCTCGTCGCTCAACTCGCTGGCTATGCTGAGCTTATCGGAACAGCTAAAAAAAATGGAAAACGAAGATCAGTCGTTCAACCTCGACTTCGGGGCACAGCTGGCCGGTTTGTTTCAAGATATTAACCGGGGTCTGACCAGGCTTGAAAATCAGCTGGAACAGGACATGAGCAGCTAA
- a CDS encoding SpoIIAA family protein, producing the protein MIQLIDFSSNRILGFRLSATITEDDIRPWAALLDQKSNQHDKLRAYIEFDDVGTVTLKAAFADLKFDLTHLGDFEKAALVADQSWTSVPTSLGNLVPGLEARQFSSAEKEQARQWIQY; encoded by the coding sequence ATGATTCAGCTGATTGACTTCTCCTCCAACAGGATTCTGGGCTTCCGCTTATCCGCAACGATCACCGAAGACGATATCAGGCCGTGGGCTGCGCTGCTGGACCAGAAAAGTAATCAACATGATAAGCTGCGCGCTTACATTGAGTTTGACGACGTCGGCACCGTAACGCTCAAAGCGGCTTTTGCGGATCTGAAATTTGATCTGACTCACCTGGGTGATTTTGAAAAAGCCGCCCTCGTAGCCGACCAGAGCTGGACAAGCGTACCGACTTCGCTAGGCAACCTGGTGCCCGGTCTGGAAGCCCGGCAGTTTTCGTCGGCCGAAAAAGAGCAGGCCCGCCAGTGGATACAATATTAA